The following are encoded in a window of Candidatus Microthrix parvicella Bio17-1 genomic DNA:
- a CDS encoding alpha/beta fold hydrolase — MTYRTSSFEHEGHRLVYDEYGSGDSVVVYLHGLLLDSNLNRGIADALADRGNRVVLLDLLGHGRSDSPAHAAEYRIDSYAEQVIGLLDHLGVERAVLGGLSLGANVSLFAAVEHPERVQGLVLEMPVLEWAVPSAALAFVPMLLAAHYGRPVMRVTSAAVRRLPKTPWGPVNALMHAGSLPPEVMAAILHGVLVGPVAPSLDQRSRLEAPTLVLAHSNDLIHPFSDAVNLVNQLPNARLERARSPVELRFSPARLTDCVVEFIDEVAGRTAAKPRLTVAGSNTSSGAEVS; from the coding sequence ATGACCTACCGAACGTCCAGCTTCGAACACGAGGGCCACCGACTGGTCTACGACGAGTACGGCTCGGGCGACAGCGTCGTGGTGTACCTGCACGGGTTGTTGCTCGACTCCAACCTCAACCGGGGCATCGCCGACGCGCTGGCCGACCGCGGAAACCGGGTGGTGCTTTTGGATCTCCTTGGACACGGTCGCAGCGACAGCCCGGCGCACGCGGCCGAATACCGAATCGACAGTTATGCGGAGCAGGTCATTGGCCTGCTCGATCACCTTGGGGTCGAGCGCGCCGTGCTTGGTGGGCTGTCACTTGGCGCCAACGTCAGCCTCTTTGCTGCGGTCGAGCACCCCGAACGTGTGCAGGGCCTGGTGCTGGAGATGCCCGTGCTGGAGTGGGCGGTGCCTTCAGCCGCGCTTGCCTTCGTGCCCATGTTGCTGGCCGCCCACTATGGGCGGCCGGTGATGCGCGTGACGTCCGCTGCGGTGAGGCGCCTTCCAAAGACCCCATGGGGGCCGGTCAACGCGCTGATGCACGCCGGTTCGCTTCCGCCCGAGGTGATGGCGGCGATCCTGCACGGGGTGCTGGTTGGCCCGGTGGCGCCCAGCCTTGACCAGCGGTCACGCCTCGAAGCGCCCACGCTGGTGCTGGCCCACAGCAACGATCTGATCCACCCGTTCAGCGATGCGGTCAACCTGGTGAACCAGCTGCCCAACGCCCGCCTGGAACGTGCGCGTTCGCCGGTGGAGCTGCGCTTTTCGCCCGCGCGTCTGACCGACTGCGTCGTCGAGTTCATCGATGAGGTGGCGGGGCGAACGGCCGCCAAGCCAAGGCTCACCGTGGCGGGGAGCAATACCTCCAGCGGGGCGGAGGTCTCGTGA